DNA from Granulicella arctica:
TCTTGCTGACGCTAGAAGCTGTGATGAGTCCGAGGCCAAGTGACAGCAGTGGCAGACCGAGGATGACGCCCCACATGGCGGAGCCGCTATCGCTGCCCAAGTCGTCCTTGCGAAACATCCAGATGACGGAGCCGATGCAGACGGTACCGGTGAGAAAGAGCGTGTGTCCTCGCTGCATGAGGGCATCCCACCATGTCGGGCGGAAGGTGCGAACGATGGCGAGGGCGACTCCAGTAACGAGGCCGTCGAGACGCGTATAGCTGGGGTAGTAGATGCCGGTCCAGATATCGTCAGGATGGAGGGAGATGAGAAAGGCGCGGAGACCGATGCCGAAGAGGACGACGGAGGCGAGTACGGCTACGGTCTTGCGTGTCGATGGGCGGCGCATCAGCAGTGTGACGAGCAGCGGTAACAGGAGGTAGAAGTGTTCTTCCACGCAGAGCGACCAGGCGTTCGAGAAGGCGCGCTGGTCGAAGGTGAAACCGAAGTTCATCGTGAAGGTCAGGAACTTCCAGAGTGGTGCGAGGCGGGGAGCCTCTCGCCAGCCGGGTACGAAGACGTAAAGCGCCAGCACCGCAAGATATGCGGGCAAGATGCGGTAGGCGCGCCGACGATAGAACTCCTTAATAGAGAGTTGCTGCCCGGTCAAATAGGGCTTGAGCGCTTGCTGGCCGATGAGGAATCCGCTAAGAACGAAGAAGAGGTCAACGCCCATCCAGCCGAAGTATGTGACAGGGAGGATGCTCGATGGTAGTTCGCCGAAGATCGTGAGGTGGTAGAGCATGACGACGAGGATGGCGAGCACACGGAGGGTGTCGAGGCCGAAGAGCCGGGCAGGTGCGGCGGCGAGTTTCATGTATGGGGTTTCGCAGAGTGCTGAGCCAACTCAGATTACTTCATCGTGGCGGGCCATGATGAAGTGCAAATTTATTTAATTGTGAATGACGCTCCGGCGGTTTGGGCCTGGCTGGTTTCTGAATCACGGGCAAACCGGAAACTGCCCCACTCCCAATGATCGGAGGTATGAGGAAATCTGTACCCGCACCATGCTAAACTCGCAAGTTGGAACGCCGTGTACGCTGACGGCGCGCATAGACCACCGCAGAGGGAATACCATGTCCGGCCACTCAAAATGGGCAACAATCAAGCATAAAAAGGGCGCGACCGACGCCAAACGTGGCAAGATCTTTACCCGCCTTATCAAGGAAATCACCATCGCTGCGAAGGGCGGCGGCGGAGATCCCGACGGTAATCCGCGGCTGCGCACGGCGATCGCCGCGGCGAAGGCGGAGAATATGCCTGCCGACAACATCAAGCGCGCGATTCAGCGCGGTACGGGCGAGCTCGAGGGTGTGAACTACGAGGAGATCACCTACGAGGGCTACGGTCCGGGTGGCGTCGCCATCATCGTCAATGTTTTGACGGATAACAAGAACCGGGCTGTCAGCGAGATTCGCCATGCCTTCTCAAAGAATGGCGGGAACTTGGGTGAGTCGAACTCGGTTTCGTGGATGTTCTCGAAAAAGGGCGTGATCGTCGTGGCGAAGTCGGCTGCGTCGGAGGAGAAGATTACCGAGACCGTGCTTGAAGCGGGCGCGGAGGATCTTTCGGACGAGGGCGATACGTGGGAGGTGCTGTCCGCGCCAGCTGACTTTGAGGCGGTGACGGATGCGCTGAAGGCGGCGAAGATTACACCCGAGCACGCCGAGGTGACGATGATCGCTTCGACGTATACGAAGCTCGAGGGCAGCCAGGCTAACTCGATGATGCGTCTGCTTGAGGTGCTGGAAGATCTGGACGATGCGCAGAACGTTTACTCGAACTTCGATATGGACGAAGCTGCGATGGCTGCTGCTGGACACTAGGCAACGCTCTCCTGCGCATGCAGGAAGATTTTTAGGAGGCCGTTGCTTGCAGGCGGCTTCCTGTCCTCCTCTCAACTGCTCGACCCTACCCGTATGAAGGCAGAGCTGCCGAACTGGAGTTGCGTTTTGATGAAGAAGCTACGACGTGTTGGCAGTGCAGGGAGCTGGGCGTTTGCTCTCACCTTGTTGGTCTCTTTTACAACTGGTGCGGTAGGGCAGATGGATATGAATCCGCTTCATTCTGACGTGGCTGCTGCGAGGCAACCGTTTGAGTTCGGTGCGCTGGTGCAGGGGGGCAACGGGCTCACGGAGAATCGCGACAATTTTCATTTTCTAATGGCGGGCGTCCATGCGGGCAAGGTGCTGACGAACAACTTCGGCCCTGGGCTGCTGCATGGGAACTTCGAGTATGCGGTGGAGGCGTTTCCGTTCTGGCAGTCGTATACGCCGAAGTTTCAGCGGGCGGACTGCATTGCCGGTCCGGTCCCCAATACGATTGAGTGCTCTCCGTTGTATACGGTTGGCGGAACATACTCGGGAGCTTCGGTCACGCCGATTATTCTGCGATGGAATTTTTCCGGAACGCGGCGGATGTCCTTCTGGGCGCAGGGTGCAGGCGGGTTGCTGTGGACCAATCACAAGTATCCGGCCTTCGGGTCGTCCACGCTGAATCTGGCGAACGATGGGCCGAATACCGATGCGAGTGTGTGGAACTTTACGCCGCAGGGTGGGATGGGGCTGCACTACTTTATCAAGCCGCGCCGGTCGATCGACTTCAGCGCGAATGCAGTTCATATTTCGAGCGCATCGCTGGGTGATAAGAATCCGGGCGTGAATGCAAGCGTCCAGTTCTCGCTGGGCTATACCTGGTGGAAGTAGTAATAGTTTTGAGTTTTGCTGAAATCTTTTTATGACCCCTGATTCCATCATCGAATGCGTCCCGAATTTTTCTGAGGGAGTGGACCGCGACGTGGTGAGCCGCATCGTGGCGTCGATGCAGGTGGAGCAGGTTCACCTGCTGGACTGGTCGCTGGATGGGGCGCACAACCGCTCGGTGGTGACGCTGGCTGGGCCGCCTGAAGCGGTGGTTGAGGCGGCGGTGCGGGCGGTGGGTACGGCGGCGAAGCTGATTGACCTGACGCAGCAGAACGGTGTTCATCCGCGTATTGGTGCGGCGGATGTGGTGCCGTTTGTCCCTGTGAGTGGGCTGTCGCTGGCGGAGTGTGCAATGCTGGCGCGGCAGGCGGGTTTGCAGATCTGGCGGCGATATGGCGTGCCGGTGTACTTCTATGGCGCGGCGGCGGCTCGGCCCGATCGTGTGCTGCTGGAAGATGTGCGGCGCGGGCAGTTCGAGGGGTTGCGGGAGGCGTCGATGAAGGATGCCTCGCGCCGTCCGGATATTGGTGGCCCGGAGCTTCATGCGACTGCGGGGGCGAGCGCGGTGGGTGCGCGTAGTTTTTTGATCGCTTACAACATGTACCTGGATCAGCCGGATATTACCGCGGCTCGGGCGATTGCGCGGGAGATTCGTGCTGCCAATGGTGGTCTGCATGGCGTGAAGTCGATTGGCGTGCTGTGCGATGGGCGGGCGCAGGTCTCGATGAACATTACGGACTATCGCAAGACACCGATGCATATGGTGCATGCGAAGGTCCAGGCGCTGGCGCGGCATCATGGGGTCAACACTGCGGAGGGCGAGCTGATCGGCCTGATTCCGGAGGACGCGTACGACGCGGACGCGGTGTGGGTGAAGGAGATTCCGGGGTTCCGGGCCGAGGCCAAGGTGCTGGAGCAGAAGCTGCATCATCCGATGGAGTGGCCCAGCGTCGGTATATAACGTAGGCGCATAACGTATATGCTGGAAGCGTGGGCATTGTTGCAAGGAGCAGAGCGTTGAGGATTCGATACATCACGGCTTGGCTGCTGGCGGTTCTGCTGTTTGGCGGATCGACGTTGGCCTCGGCGTGCGATCTCTCCTGCCAGGCTCATGCGGCGATGTCGGTGTGCCACCAGAGCTTTGCGGAACATGCTGCGATGTCTGCTGCGGCGATGCCCGATAGTGCAATGTCGATGGCTTGCGGCCATTGCCGCCATGTTTCGATGGTGAAGGCTCCGGATCACCAGGTCTCTTCCACGTGTGAGGCGACGGAGTGTGGGCATTCGGTTCAGCCTGCGACGAGTCGTGCGGGCGAGAGTGCCTTTACGGTTCTTTGGAGTCCGGTGTTGGTGGCGGCGGAGATTGTTCTTGCTGATCCGCCGGTACATCGCGGGGACGATCTGCGGATGGCGGTGCCTCGTGGTGATCCTGGGTTCGATCCGCTGCTTGTCTCTCTTCGTGTTTAGTACAGGTCTGTTCCCAGCTTGCAGGTAGCTGCCGTGCGCCCCTCGGGCGTCGGTTGGCTTTTCCTTTCATACGAGCTGCCGGAGCTTCTCCGGCTGGAAGATGGGCCTGAATATGCAGCGGTTCTTTTCAATTTTTCTGATTTTTATCTCTTTTGGCGCGTACGCGCAACAACCACCTGCGAAGCCTGATTCGGACTCGATGGCGGGTATGGACATGTCGAACATGGATATGTCGAGCATGAATCACGCTGCGAAGGATGACGGCATGGCGGAGCTGATGCAGCAGATGCATCCGCAGACGTTTTTGCAGCAGATTCAGCGGCATGGCTCGTCGGGTACGACTGCGGAGCCGAACTCGACGCCGGTGCCGATGCTGATGACGATGAAGGGGTCGTGGATGCTGATGTTCCACGCGAACGTCTTTATCGACGACACGCAGCAGACGAGCGAGCGGGGCGGCGACAAGCTGTTCTCAACCAACTGGCTGATGCCGATGGCGGAGCGACGGCTGGGGCCGGGACAGTTGACGGTGCGGACGATGTTCAGCCTGGAGCCGGCGACGGTGACCGGACGGCGGTATCCGCTGCTGTTCCAGCAAGGAGAGACGGCGTTCGGGGTGCCGATTGCGGATGGCCAACATCCGCATGACTTTTTTATGGAGTTTGCGGCGCTCTACGACTGGAAGCTAGGAGAGAGGACGCTGCTCTCGTTCTATGCGGCTCCGGTGGGCGATCCTGCTCTTGGGCCGACAGCGTATCCGCATCGGACGTCGGCGGCGGAGAATCCGGTGGGGGCGCTGGGACACCACCAGGAGGATTCGACGCATATCGCGGACGATGTGGTGACGGTGGGGTTGGCGCAGGGCATTGTGCGGGTCGAGGCGAGCGGTTTTCATGGGCGTGAGCCGAATGAGCACCGCTGGGAGATTCAGCAGGGGGCGATCGATTCGTGGTCGACGCGGCTGACGGTCCAGCCGGGGAAGGACTGGAGCGGGCAGTACTCGTATGCGCGGATTGCCAGTCCGGAGCAGCTTTTCCCGACGGAGAACCAGGAGCGGATGACGGCGTCGGTGATGTACAACCGGCCGCTGCAGGCAGGGAACTGGGCGAGCACGGTGCTTTGGGGACGGACGCGGGGGCTTGAGGACAATGGGAAGGAGAACAGCTACCTGCTGGAGTCCTCGCTGCGGTTTGCGGAGCGGAACCATGTCTGGACGCGGCTGGAGAACGCGGGGCGGTCGAATGAGCTGCTGAACGGGGAGAATCCACTGCCGGCGGGGTTCGAGGAGGAGCCGTTGACCCATGTGCAGGCGTATACGTTCGGGTACGACCGCGACTTCGACGTGATTCCGCACCTGGCGTCGGCGATTGGAGCGCAGGTGACGGCGTATGGCGTGGGCAAGCCACTTCAGGGGAGCTACGGGACTGATCCGGTGGGGTTGAACTTCTTTGTTCGGTTGCGGCCTTTCTCTGGGAGGGATCGCTAAACGCTTTTCGTGAGTGATTTTAGGAGAATCCGGTCGGAGGGAGAGAGCGTTGTTCTTACAGCGATCTGGCGTACGAAAGCCAACCTTCGACCGTGAGGCTCGTCCAAGTAACAGGCAATTCACTTGCCTATTGCCTTATTTCACGGAAGAATAGAAAGGTCACGCTGTGGCCATCGAAGGATGGTTGATAGCGTATGGAGCTTACCTTGCGTATCTTTACCCCTCATACCCTGATTCTGGCGACTCTCGCCCTCATTCCCTCTATTGCATTCGGCGCAGCGTTGAGCATCGATGCCAAGTCCGCGATTCCGCACGATGTGCAACAGATCATTGTGGTGGACTATCGCGCGATGCAGAACTCGCCTGCGGCGATGAGCTTGAAGGACCGCGTGCTGCCGCCGGAGTTGAAGCGGCTTGAGACTGCACTGAAGACCTCTGGCATGAAGGTAGACCGGGACGCCGATGTGCTCGCGTTCGCGGCGTTTCGCGTGAGCGGTTCGACGGAGGGTACGCGCACGGTGGGCATCGCGCAGGGGCAGTTTCAGACGCGGACGATCATGGCTCGCTTCGCGAAGGATAAGGTGAAACCGACGATCCTTCGCAACAACAGCATCTACCCGATGGCTTCCGGCAGCGTGGTTGCGTTCCTGAACCAGACGACGATGGTCTTCGGCGATAAGGACGCAGTGAAGGCTGCACTCGATGCGCGGGACGGCATGACAACGAACTTCATGACCGACAGCGACATGATCAATGAGATGATTGCCGTCGATTCGCGTGCGATCTGGAGTCTGTTGGACCAGAAGGGTACGCAGACGATGATGTTGAGCGCGCTGGGACAGGCGTCACAGCTCGCCGACTACGATACCATCAAGAGCCGCTTCAAGAGTTCGCGGTACACG
Protein-coding regions in this window:
- a CDS encoding acyltransferase family protein, with amino-acid sequence MKLAAAPARLFGLDTLRVLAILVVMLYHLTIFGELPSSILPVTYFGWMGVDLFFVLSGFLIGQQALKPYLTGQQLSIKEFYRRRAYRILPAYLAVLALYVFVPGWREAPRLAPLWKFLTFTMNFGFTFDQRAFSNAWSLCVEEHFYLLLPLLVTLLMRRPSTRKTVAVLASVVLFGIGLRAFLISLHPDDIWTGIYYPSYTRLDGLVTGVALAIVRTFRPTWWDALMQRGHTLFLTGTVCIGSVIWMFRKDDLGSDSGSAMWGVILGLPLLSLGLGLITASSVSKNGLLARIRVPGAETIATLAFSLYLTHKAVAHMVMLRFPQITEPQGPASWLLYAVTCLSAAVLLHILVERPFLRLRDRVTRHKSVSALEDEMREEPAL
- a CDS encoding YebC/PmpR family DNA-binding transcriptional regulator, which encodes MSGHSKWATIKHKKGATDAKRGKIFTRLIKEITIAAKGGGGDPDGNPRLRTAIAAAKAENMPADNIKRAIQRGTGELEGVNYEEITYEGYGPGGVAIIVNVLTDNKNRAVSEIRHAFSKNGGNLGESNSVSWMFSKKGVIVVAKSAASEEKITETVLEAGAEDLSDEGDTWEVLSAPADFEAVTDALKAAKITPEHAEVTMIASTYTKLEGSQANSMMRLLEVLEDLDDAQNVYSNFDMDEAAMAAAGH
- a CDS encoding acyloxyacyl hydrolase, producing the protein MKKLRRVGSAGSWAFALTLLVSFTTGAVGQMDMNPLHSDVAAARQPFEFGALVQGGNGLTENRDNFHFLMAGVHAGKVLTNNFGPGLLHGNFEYAVEAFPFWQSYTPKFQRADCIAGPVPNTIECSPLYTVGGTYSGASVTPIILRWNFSGTRRMSFWAQGAGGLLWTNHKYPAFGSSTLNLANDGPNTDASVWNFTPQGGMGLHYFIKPRRSIDFSANAVHISSASLGDKNPGVNASVQFSLGYTWWK
- the ftcD gene encoding glutamate formimidoyltransferase encodes the protein MTPDSIIECVPNFSEGVDRDVVSRIVASMQVEQVHLLDWSLDGAHNRSVVTLAGPPEAVVEAAVRAVGTAAKLIDLTQQNGVHPRIGAADVVPFVPVSGLSLAECAMLARQAGLQIWRRYGVPVYFYGAAAARPDRVLLEDVRRGQFEGLREASMKDASRRPDIGGPELHATAGASAVGARSFLIAYNMYLDQPDITAARAIAREIRAANGGLHGVKSIGVLCDGRAQVSMNITDYRKTPMHMVHAKVQALARHHGVNTAEGELIGLIPEDAYDADAVWVKEIPGFRAEAKVLEQKLHHPMEWPSVGI